From Acidobacteriota bacterium, the proteins below share one genomic window:
- a CDS encoding ABC transporter substrate-binding protein gives MKTRLATFMLWMLAGFGPVLPTVPPSPPTPVSPEAAPAPERPLPLRIGVLGPLSGSNEPGGRGQLNAVVLAVEEANADGGVNGRPLEVLEADDAGLPDLSREGVRRLLDQGCVAILGAINSSCTRAAMAECAERKVPILTSSSTASRLTSVGNKWVFRCIESDSSRMFQIAKYLVEDQGIGRIGILYEKDEFGQGLRDDLVSNLRAFKRELAYMGSFHRDQSDFSPLLEAAGEKGVEALGLCGITPDNIRIAHQVKAMGLDVRLFAPDVNERYLATGGEGVEDLVATDTFYTSQEKRDLKDFLLKYRTRFGREAGPHAGRAYDAARILVAALRRADPPGGETLREALLATENFPGLTGDFNFKPNGDVIKKAAIVAIHGGKFIPVSDLAFQSRQRSLLVILIPVLLTAFGLVLWTVARVRKTVREKLRRRSMAEFRPIRTNPYIVGNPVREKAMFFGREDDFQFIRKNLERRDSGACIVLCGERRSGKTSILYQVLNGRLGEQFVPVLIDLQLYGNVSDDIDFYGRMATEIEESLRKRGIVIQPSGDVGGRLRLEFILNALTGLGGERKYLLLFDEYEILETLIENDALHRATIDYLSGVLEKYPSFSYVLTGSTRLEDRRTPYWRHLIGKSLCRKISFLTRADTLRLIQEPLRGLVFYEEGVPERIWRLTAGQPFYTQAVCMNVVDHLNEISRNLVGVAELAAVTDQILENPLPQMLYFWESFEYPEKLVLSLLAEALKDEGDWVDVPALQAHAESIEFSEPLDVEGTNKALESLFAREMLNRGGEGFQFRMDLFRPWIQRDHSPWQVLSEG, from the coding sequence ATGAAGACACGACTCGCGACCTTCATGCTCTGGATGCTTGCAGGCTTCGGCCCGGTCCTGCCGACTGTTCCCCCGAGCCCGCCGACACCCGTCTCGCCGGAGGCGGCGCCCGCGCCCGAGCGGCCGCTTCCCCTCCGGATCGGCGTCCTGGGCCCCCTCTCGGGCAGCAACGAGCCCGGCGGGCGGGGGCAGCTCAACGCCGTGGTCCTCGCGGTCGAGGAGGCCAATGCCGACGGCGGGGTCAACGGGCGCCCCCTGGAAGTGCTCGAGGCGGACGACGCCGGCCTTCCGGACCTCTCCCGAGAAGGGGTCCGCCGGTTGCTGGACCAGGGCTGCGTGGCCATCCTCGGGGCGATCAACAGTTCGTGCACCCGCGCCGCCATGGCGGAGTGCGCCGAGCGGAAAGTACCCATCCTCACGTCCAGTTCCACCGCGAGCCGGCTGACGTCCGTCGGAAACAAGTGGGTCTTCCGGTGCATCGAGTCCGACAGCAGCCGCATGTTCCAGATCGCCAAGTACCTGGTGGAGGACCAGGGGATCGGCCGGATCGGCATCCTCTACGAGAAGGACGAGTTCGGTCAGGGGCTGCGGGACGACCTCGTCTCGAACCTCCGGGCGTTCAAGCGGGAACTGGCCTACATGGGGAGTTTCCACCGGGACCAGTCGGATTTTTCCCCCCTGCTGGAAGCGGCGGGCGAGAAAGGCGTCGAAGCGCTGGGGCTCTGCGGCATCACGCCGGACAACATCCGGATCGCCCACCAGGTCAAGGCCATGGGGTTGGACGTCCGCCTCTTCGCGCCGGACGTGAACGAGCGCTACCTGGCCACCGGCGGGGAGGGCGTCGAGGACCTGGTGGCCACCGACACCTTCTACACCTCCCAGGAGAAACGGGACCTGAAGGACTTTCTCCTCAAATACCGCACCCGCTTCGGGCGGGAGGCCGGGCCCCATGCGGGGCGGGCCTACGACGCCGCCCGCATCCTCGTCGCCGCGCTCCGGCGTGCCGACCCTCCCGGGGGGGAGACCCTGAGGGAGGCCCTGCTGGCCACCGAGAACTTTCCCGGCCTGACCGGGGACTTCAATTTCAAACCCAACGGCGACGTCATCAAGAAGGCGGCCATCGTCGCCATCCACGGCGGGAAGTTCATTCCCGTCTCGGACCTGGCCTTCCAGAGCCGCCAGCGGTCCCTCCTGGTGATCCTGATCCCCGTCCTGCTGACGGCCTTCGGCCTGGTCCTGTGGACGGTGGCCCGCGTCCGGAAGACGGTGCGGGAGAAGTTGCGCCGGCGGTCCATGGCGGAGTTCCGGCCGATCCGCACCAACCCGTACATCGTGGGCAACCCGGTCCGGGAGAAGGCGATGTTTTTCGGGCGGGAGGACGACTTCCAGTTCATCCGGAAAAACCTGGAACGGCGGGACAGCGGCGCCTGCATCGTCCTGTGCGGGGAGCGGCGGAGCGGCAAGACCTCGATCCTCTACCAGGTCCTCAACGGGCGCCTGGGGGAGCAATTCGTCCCCGTGCTCATCGACCTGCAGCTCTACGGGAACGTCTCCGACGACATCGACTTCTACGGCCGCATGGCCACGGAGATCGAGGAGAGCCTGCGGAAGCGGGGGATCGTCATCCAACCGTCCGGGGACGTGGGAGGGCGGCTTCGCCTGGAGTTCATCCTGAACGCGCTCACCGGCCTGGGCGGGGAGCGGAAGTACCTGCTGCTCTTCGACGAGTACGAGATCCTGGAGACCCTCATCGAGAACGATGCGCTTCACCGCGCCACCATCGACTACCTGAGCGGGGTCCTGGAGAAATACCCTTCCTTCAGTTACGTGCTCACCGGTTCGACCCGGCTCGAGGACCGCCGGACCCCCTACTGGCGGCACCTGATCGGGAAGAGCCTCTGCCGGAAGATCAGCTTCCTCACCCGCGCGGACACGCTCCGGCTCATCCAGGAGCCCCTCAGGGGACTGGTGTTTTACGAGGAAGGCGTCCCCGAGCGCATCTGGCGGTTGACGGCGGGGCAGCCGTTCTACACCCAGGCCGTCTGCATGAACGTGGTGGACCACCTCAACGAGATTTCACGCAACCTGGTGGGCGTGGCCGAACTCGCCGCGGTGACGGACCAGATCCTGGAGAACCCGCTCCCCCAGATGCTCTACTTCTGGGAGAGCTTCGAGTACCCGGAAAAGCTGGTGCTCTCCCTGCTGGCCGAGGCCCTCAAGGACGAGGGGGACTGGGTGGACGTCCCGGCCCTCCAGGCCCACGCCGAATCCATCGAGTTCTCCGAACCGCTGGACGTGGAAGGTACGAACAAGGCGCTGGAAAGTCTTTTCGCGAGGGAGATGCTCAACCGGGGGGGCGAAGGGTTCCAGTTCCGGATGGACCTGTTCCGCCCCTGGATCCAGCGGGACCACTCGCCGTGGCAGGTGCTCAGCGAGGGGTAG
- a CDS encoding protein kinase produces the protein MVKNPYLERAAIRDIHHFFGRRREVSRIFSRIGAARPQSVSVVGERRMGKSSLLNYVASPEIRAKSLEDENRYAFVKMDFQERKNIALQEFFREFILLVMEAGDFSATIPPDFDGVRNAVASLQKKGRKLIVLFDEFDIVTSNPAFGEDFFSFFRSMANNYDLAYITSSRRDLQELCHTTRVADSPFFNIFSTINLGVFSREEAVQLIALPSAEAGVPLEGHAELILRTAGLFPFFLQIACCALFETLTTEGCMNEALFADAFREEVNPHYNYLWEQFSNDERKVLATVRRGEKIPPNAMYLLKKLEREGYVRTEGGKMTLFSTSFAAFTEEKEMEHTVVLEDTVHINRTEDDNTRVFLSVTDTGSLQRLGNFEILGKLGEGGMGTVFKAEDTQLKRTVAIKVLTLQVGADSVLRKRFIREAQAASALNHPNICTIFQVGHQEGIEFIVMEFVQGRTLKEMIRERVFSAVDTARIGIQVADALDAAHALKLVHRDIKPANIMVTFQGRVKILDFGLVKDLGTGPIRKSGETGLTEQGAILGTVNYMSPEQLKGEPVDHRTDIFSLGMVLYEMSTGQQPFAGDNYISVMHAILYQAPRPFPPGFPEELRIPILMSLEKDPSDRPSSIAHLRKELHTYLRMVSPEP, from the coding sequence ATGGTCAAGAACCCTTACCTGGAGCGGGCGGCGATCCGGGACATCCACCACTTCTTCGGGCGCCGGCGCGAGGTGTCGCGGATCTTTTCCCGCATCGGCGCCGCCCGGCCGCAGTCGGTGTCGGTGGTGGGCGAACGGAGGATGGGGAAGTCCTCGCTCCTCAACTACGTGGCATCGCCGGAGATCCGGGCGAAGTCCCTGGAGGACGAGAACCGCTACGCCTTCGTCAAGATGGATTTCCAGGAGCGGAAGAACATCGCCCTCCAGGAGTTTTTCCGGGAGTTCATCCTGCTCGTCATGGAGGCCGGGGACTTCTCCGCCACGATCCCCCCCGACTTCGACGGGGTCCGCAACGCCGTGGCGTCCCTGCAGAAGAAGGGCCGCAAACTCATCGTCCTCTTCGACGAGTTCGACATCGTCACCTCCAACCCCGCCTTCGGGGAGGACTTCTTCTCCTTCTTCCGCTCCATGGCCAACAATTACGACCTGGCGTACATCACCAGCTCCCGGCGCGACCTCCAGGAACTCTGCCACACCACCCGGGTGGCGGACTCGCCCTTCTTCAACATCTTCAGCACCATCAACCTCGGCGTCTTCAGCCGGGAGGAGGCCGTGCAGCTGATTGCGCTCCCCTCGGCCGAGGCCGGCGTCCCCCTCGAGGGCCACGCCGAGCTGATCCTCCGCACGGCCGGCCTCTTCCCGTTCTTCCTCCAGATCGCCTGCTGCGCGCTGTTCGAAACCCTGACCACCGAGGGCTGCATGAACGAGGCCCTCTTCGCCGACGCATTCCGGGAGGAAGTGAACCCCCACTACAACTACCTGTGGGAACAGTTCTCCAACGACGAGCGCAAGGTCCTGGCCACCGTCCGCCGGGGCGAGAAGATCCCTCCCAACGCCATGTACCTTCTGAAGAAACTTGAACGGGAGGGGTACGTGCGTACCGAGGGGGGAAAGATGACGCTCTTCTCCACCTCCTTCGCCGCCTTCACCGAGGAGAAGGAGATGGAACACACGGTCGTCCTGGAGGACACCGTTCACATCAACCGCACCGAGGACGACAACACCCGGGTGTTCCTCAGCGTCACCGACACGGGGAGCCTTCAGCGGCTGGGGAACTTCGAGATCCTCGGAAAGCTGGGCGAAGGGGGGATGGGCACGGTGTTCAAGGCCGAGGACACCCAGCTCAAGCGAACCGTCGCCATCAAGGTCCTGACCCTCCAGGTGGGCGCGGACTCGGTGCTGCGAAAGCGCTTCATCCGGGAGGCGCAGGCCGCCTCCGCCCTCAACCACCCCAACATCTGCACCATCTTCCAGGTCGGGCACCAGGAAGGCATCGAGTTCATCGTCATGGAGTTCGTCCAGGGACGGACCCTCAAGGAGATGATCCGGGAACGCGTCTTCTCCGCCGTGGACACCGCCCGCATCGGCATCCAGGTGGCCGACGCCCTCGACGCCGCCCACGCCCTCAAGCTGGTCCACCGGGACATCAAGCCCGCCAACATCATGGTGACCTTCCAGGGGCGGGTCAAGATCCTCGATTTCGGCCTGGTCAAGGACCTCGGCACCGGTCCCATCCGCAAGTCCGGCGAGACGGGCCTGACGGAACAGGGCGCCATTCTCGGCACCGTGAACTACATGTCGCCGGAACAACTCAAGGGCGAGCCCGTCGACCATCGAACCGACATCTTCTCGCTGGGGATGGTGCTCTACGAGATGTCCACGGGGCAGCAACCCTTCGCCGGGGACAACTACATCAGCGTGATGCACGCGATCCTCTACCAGGCGCCGAGGCCCTTCCCGCCCGGTTTCCCGGAGGAACTGCGCATCCCCATCCTGATGTCCCTGGAGAAGGACCCGAGCGATCGCCCCTCCAGCATCGCTCACCTTCGGAAGGAACTCCACACCTATCTTCGGATGGTCTCCCCGGAACCCTGA
- a CDS encoding flippase-like domain-containing protein, giving the protein MKSPERGLAPLPFPSPSPARILAGYAVALGVLVWVFHDMDGRRILGDLARVSWGWALVSAGLDIFAYRVHGLRWALLLGGPGHVPVNLATRAIFAGLFVNEFLPFRPGEFLRPWLVARERGTPYARVLPTVGVERLLDGFWLFLLAAVTATLVPLPGALLRAALVLGLMIVPLGASFLILVALYSRRRPAPPLPENHPAGFPARGRVRRFLLVAGEGLRATGFSRNFWGAFAVSAGILIVKTAALAAMIRAWGFPLGTPAVLVVFCVLRLGTAMPNTPANVGTHQFLVTSALVLFGVDRSSAGGFAGTGFLVATVPLAVLGALAFARSGLFTLFRRSGPGVPAGRQGSGETIRR; this is encoded by the coding sequence GTGAAGTCACCGGAAAGGGGCCTCGCCCCCCTCCCCTTCCCTTCCCCGAGCCCGGCACGGATCCTGGCGGGCTACGCCGTGGCGCTGGGGGTCCTCGTGTGGGTCTTCCACGACATGGACGGCCGGCGGATCCTCGGGGACCTCGCCCGGGTTTCCTGGGGCTGGGCGCTCGTCTCCGCCGGCCTGGACATCTTCGCCTACCGGGTGCACGGCCTTCGCTGGGCTCTCCTCCTGGGCGGCCCCGGGCACGTCCCGGTGAACCTCGCCACCCGGGCGATCTTCGCGGGGCTCTTCGTGAACGAGTTCCTCCCCTTCCGCCCGGGCGAATTCCTGCGGCCGTGGCTGGTGGCGCGCGAGCGCGGCACCCCCTACGCGAGGGTCCTCCCCACCGTGGGCGTGGAGCGGCTTCTCGACGGGTTCTGGCTCTTCCTGCTGGCCGCCGTGACCGCCACGCTCGTCCCCCTTCCCGGCGCCCTGCTCCGCGCCGCCCTCGTCCTGGGGTTGATGATCGTCCCCCTCGGGGCCTCGTTCCTGATCCTCGTGGCCCTGTACAGCCGCCGCCGCCCCGCTCCCCCGCTCCCCGAAAACCACCCGGCCGGGTTCCCGGCGCGCGGCAGGGTCCGGCGCTTCCTGCTCGTCGCCGGCGAAGGCCTGCGCGCCACCGGGTTCTCGCGCAACTTCTGGGGCGCTTTCGCCGTTTCCGCCGGGATCCTCATCGTCAAGACGGCCGCCCTGGCCGCCATGATCCGGGCCTGGGGATTCCCCCTGGGGACCCCCGCGGTCCTGGTGGTCTTCTGTGTCCTCCGGCTGGGCACGGCGATGCCCAACACCCCCGCAAACGTCGGGACCCACCAGTTCCTCGTCACCTCGGCCCTGGTCCTCTTCGGCGTCGACCGTTCCTCCGCGGGGGGTTTCGCCGGGACCGGCTTCCTCGTCGCCACGGTCCCGCTGGCCGTCCTCGGCGCCCTGGCCTTCGCCCGGAGCGGCCTTTTCACCCTTTTCCGCCGTTCCGGCCCGGGTGTGCCGGCCGGGCGTCAGGGTTCCGGGGAGACCATCCGAAGATAG